ACGCACCTTTGTGACGCGTGCCCGCAACGCGGACGACGGCGCCATCCGCCTTCAGGGGGCCGGTCACGTTCTCGCAGCGTATGTCTGCGTCATGCGCGGCAAACTTTTGGGGGAGGGGACCCCCACCATTTTGGGGCTTCGCACCATGGCTCTGGGAACGCCGTCGGACATTGATGTGACAGTGTCACTATCAGCCGTGGCCGACCGCCTCGCCCGCATGGACGAAGGGGATGCCAAGCTTCCAGTTCCACCCATGACGGTTCAGGAATCCTGGACGGGCATCAGCGCTCCGCGCAGCGCGTGGGAAGAAATTGGAACCATTTCTGCCGACGAGCTGATCGCCGTGGCGAAGTCTGGCGTTCAGGAAATCGGGCAGATTATCCCCGTCAACCCGGGGGCCCTGCTGGTGAACAACGTCCGGGCCTCCGTCTGGGGGCGCCCCATGGACGGGGTTCCGGGCGAGATTCCCGGAGGTGCGGCCTTCGCAGCTTACGCACTGGGCTTCGTGGCGCCGGGCGAAAGCGGCACCATTTACAGCTCCCACCGCTGGCTGCGGATCAGCACCAACCGCGGGCACATCTTGGTCAAGCCGGCGTCGCTGCTATAGGGAGTCCTGAAGTTGCGGCGCTGGTAGGGGCGCCCGCTATCAGCAACGCCCGCCAACTGCAGCGCCCGCTATCAGCAACGCCCGCCAACTGCAGCGCCCGCTATCTACAGCGCCTGCTAACTACAGTGCCCGCCAACTACAGTGCCTGAGTCGGATCTGACGGGGCGTTGACCAATGAATGAGCTGCGCGCTCCATGTAATCCCACAAAGTGGCCTCATGCATGGGGGACAGCTCACCGGCATCCACACCCTTGCGCATGGCGGCGAGCCAGCGGTCGCGCGCCTCGGGCGTGACAGCGAACGGCACGTGGCGCATGCGCAGGCGCGGGTGGCCGCGTTCCTCCAAGTATGTGCGCGGTCCGCCCCAATACTGTTCGATGAACATCAGCATGCGGTGCTCGGCCGGGCCCAGATCTTCCTCGTGGTACATGGCGCGCAGCAACGGATCGGCGGCGATGCCCTGGTAGAAGACATGAATGATCTTCTTGAACGTCTCGTGACCGCCCACCTGCCCGTAGAAAGTATCCGAATAATCCACCGGCTCATCCGCTGCGGGGACCGAGGTGGATGGCAGTGGACGGCCCACGGTGGTGGGAATGGGCAGCAAGGTGGCCAGTGGCTCGCCAAAGCGTGACGGGATGGCTGTCCCCTCCGTAGCCGTCTTTTCGGCCGCATCGTTGGCAGCCGGTCCGTTGGCGAAGGGTGAGGTGGGGGTGTACTCGGAACTCATGGTTTGTTCAGATCTTTCTGGGTGCTCATTCGGTGGACTCGTTGGCGTTGCTGGCGCTCGCTGCGCCCCTGAGGTTCGGAGCGCTATTGAGGTTCGACGCCGGACCCGCTCCTTGCGCCGATGCTGCGCCTGCCGCGTCTGCAGCGGGGGCCGGGGACACGCCGTCGTCCGTGTCAATTGCGGGGGCGGTGTAGCTGCCCTTGGAACGGTTGCCCAGGCGCAAAATCTCGCCGTTGCGCAAGTACCAGAGCGTGCCATCTTCACCTAGGACCCGGGTGATACGCAGGCTCACATACTCAACCGTGCCGATGACTTCACTGGTTTGGATGACGTCGCCAATGCCGTATTGATCTTCGATGGCGATGAAGATCCCAGCCAGGAAGTCGCGGATGAGCTGCTGGCAACCGAAACCAATCGCAATACCCACCACACCAACACTGGCCAGCAGAGGCGCAATATCGATCTCGAAGGCTATCAGCACGTAGAAGCTCGTCACCACGGCAACCACAATGGTCAGGACCGAGTTCAGAAGGGTGCCGATGGTGCGGGCTCGCTGCACGCGTCGCTCATTTTCCAACGCCCGGACTACGGGGTCGAGGTTGCGCAGCATGGGGGCCGCCCAGCGCAAGGTTCGGTGCTCCAACGGTGCCCGGTCCGCCCTGGCGCGTTTAACGACGATCCGGATCAAATAGTGCAGCACCAGCCATACCGCCACGCCAATGGCGATGGTGATGCCAGCCAAGGCTAGATGGTTGAGGAAGGTGTTGTTGGCTTCACCAAGGAAATTTGCAGCTTGCACTCGTGATCTACCTTGCATCCGTTCGGGGTTGGAAAGGGGGCCTATGACCAACCCTAACGCGGGCACGGCATGCTTTTAGTCCTGCGTGGCGGTCAGCAGCCCCGGTTCGTGATGCACAGGAAAGTTCACGCTGCGCGCGATGAAGCACTGTGACGCCGCTTCGGCGTGCAGGGAAAGTGCCAGGTCTGTGGTGGCAGGGTCTGCCACGTAGACCTTTGGGTGCAGTGTGGCCGATTCGAATTGTCCGCTGCCATCGGGGTTCAGAATGAGGGTGCCGTTGGCGCAGTCTTCATACTTGGTGACCACCACGCCATGTTTGAGTGCCACGTGCAGGTAGGACAGCATGTGGCACTGCGCCAGAGCTGTCAGGAGCAACTGTTCCGGGTTCCAGCGGTCCCGGTCGCCGTGAAAGGTCTTATCGGCTGAGCCAAGCAGCACGGGCACGCCAACGGCCGTGACGGTGTGGTCGCGGCCGTAAGCATTGTAAGCGGATGTCCCGGTTCCCCGGTTCCCGGTCCAATTGATGTTGATCTCGTAATGATGCTGATTCAGTCCCATGAGGCTAAGCGTAGCGCTAGGGGCCCCAAACGAGCTTGCGAGTTATGGGGGAGAAGCGTAGCGGTAGCGCTAGGGGCCCAAACGAGTTTGCGAGTTATGGGGAGCGGTGGAGTGGCGTTTAGAGGAACGGGCGGAGCGCCGCAGCGTATCCGTACCGGTACCCGTCGGCATTGGGATGGAACGCGAAGGGGTTTGGCCCTCCTGGATAGGTCAGCCACGGTGAGGACGAAGGAACGCCATGGCCGCGGAATAGATAAGCCACCGGAACAAATGCTGTCCTGTTCGAGAGCGCGCTGAGCGCTAATACGCCGTTGAGTAAGTCAGCTGCTGCATTGAGTGTTTTAGTACCACTGATTTGAGTGGGTGTGTAACCCAAAGCGGCCATGTTCTGCGGTTCAAAGAGCCGCGGATAGCCCAGATACAGCACCCTTGCTCCGGGGGCCTTGGCCTTGATGGCTTTGAGCATGGAGGTGACGGACTTGGGTAGATTTTTCATGAGGCTCACCGAGTTGGCCACGGCTGATTTGCAGACGGCCTCGGTCGAGGTCGGTGCAAGGCAGGCCGCTATGGCGGCGGTCCAGCCAATGTCGTTGCCACCTGCCGTCAGCGTGATGAGTGTGGTGTTGGGCGCGAGCAGCGGGACTTCCAAGGTCCGGACCTGCTCCGTGGTGAAGCCGGCACACGCCAAATTGCTGAATTGGGTGCCCAGCGAGGCGGCAACCCACGTGCCATAGCCGTTGACGCTCTGGCCGCAGCCGCCAAATTCGTCGCCTCCGCCGGATCCTGCCGAATAAGAATCGCCCATCACGGAGTAACTGATAGTGGTTGAGGCGGTGTGTGTCTGGGCCGTGGCCGGTGCTCCGGCGAAGCCTGCAATCATCCCGATGGACAGGAGCGCAACTGCGCCTGTGCGGGCAACAAATCCCTTAAAATTATGTATTCCCATGCCCTGAAGATACGCCGCAGAACCGGGCGGGCATAGACTTGCCGGGACGTGCTTTTTCATGGCCGGCGCCTGTGTGCCGACTGGAATAGCTGCATGCAAAAACGGGTGCGCCCGCAGCTTTTTACAGCTGGGGCACACCCGAAAAGGCTCTTAGACGTCGGCGGCCTGGGCCCGTAGCGCGCGCACCACTGTGTCCCGGCTTTCCGTCAGTAAGCGGCGCAGGGCCGGAACATCCGGGCTCAACGCGTCAAGGAAAGCATCCGTGGCGTCCAGTGTTGTTTGCGATACCAGCTGCGACGGGTACAGTCCGGTGATCATGGACGATGCCGTCTCGTATGACTTGGATTCCCACAGTTCCTGGATAGCCGCGAAGTACTTAGCCACATAAGGCTCAAGCAGGGAGGTGTCCCACACCTTCGTGAAGCCATCGATCGCCGCGCGCTGCAGAGCGTTAGCTCCTTCACCCCGGACAACGACGGACTCCCAGGTCGCAGCCTTCCCCTCGGCTGTGGGGATGGCTGCGTGGGCAGTCGCTGCCGCAAGCTGACCATTTTGCGTGTTGTCCAGAGCCAAGGCGGCCTCAATAACGGAGGCATCGGCACGGCCACCTGCGGCCAGCGAGATCAAGAATTCCCACCGCATGTCGGTATCCAACGCCAGCTCATCCAGCTGCTGCTCTCCATCCAGCAATGCCTGCACAACATCGAGTTGAGCCGCCGATTGTGCGTGGCCGGCAAAGGCCTTCACAAACTGCAGCTGCGCATCTGAGCCGGCCGCAGCATTCTGGGCCAGCTCCCACACGGAATCGGCCGCGGCAATAGCGGTTGCCTTCTGGTGTGCGGGGGCCACGTAGTAATGAAGCGCCGTGGCAAGCTGACGCAGCAGCACCATGATGACAGTTGAATCGGTCTCGGAACCAATCGTAGCCAGCACAAATTCCACGTAGTCACGGGCAGGGGTTTCGCCGTCGCGTGCGGCATCCCAGGCCGACGCGGAGACCAGCGTCCGGGGCAGGGAGTCACGGAAGTCCTGCAAATGAGCCTTGGCAGTGGCGAGAGAAACCTCATCGAGGCGGATCTTCGCGTACGCCAGATCATCGTCGTTGAGCAGGATCAGCGCTGGGCGCTTCATGCCAACCAGTTCCGGAACGTCCGTGGTGGGACCGTCAATATCCAACTCAACTCGGTGGGTACGGACCAGCTTGCCGGAATCGGCCCCGGAGGTAGCCAGATCGTAGAAGCCGATGGCGGCACGGTGCGGTCGCAACGTTGGGTGCTGTGCCACAGCGGACTGGGCGATCGAGAACGAGGTGATCACGCCGTCGTCGCTCACTTCAAGAGCGGGCTTGAAGGTATTGACGCCAGCGGTTTCGAGCCACTTTTCGGTCCACGAGGAGAGGTCGCGGCCGCTGGCAGCCTCGAGCTCCACCATCAGATCTGGCAGCTCGGTGTTGGACCAGGCGTGCTTGGCGAAGTAGGCGCGGACGCCGGCCATGAACTCTTCCTGGCCCACCCAGGCCACGAGCTGGCGCAATACCGAGGCGCCCTTGGCATAGGTGATGCCGTCAAAATTGACCAGCACGTCCTCGAGATCGTTGATCTCGGCCTTAATAGGGTGCGTGGAAGAGAGCTGATCCTGACGGTACGCCCAGCTCTTTTCCAGCGAGGAGAACGTGGTCCACGCATCCACATACTGCGTGTTTTCCGCGGCGGCCAGGGTGGACATGAACTCGGCGAAGGACTCGTTGAGCCATAGGTCATTCCACCAGCGCATGGTGACGAGGTCGCCGAACCACATGTGCGCGAGCTCGTGCAAGATGGTGATGGCGCGGCGTTCCACCATGGCATCGGTGACCTTGGAGCGGAACACGTAGCTTTCCAAGAACGTTACGGCGCCAGCGTTTTCCATGGCTCCGGCGTTGAATTCGGGCACGAACAGCTGATCGTACTTGGGGAACGGGTACGGCACGCCGAACTGCTTCTCGAAGAATTCAAAGCCTTGGCGGGTCAGTTCAAAGACGTTCTCGGCGTCCAGGAATTCCATGAGTGACTTTCGTGCGAACACGCCCAACGGAACGATCCGCCCGTTGGAGCTGGTGAGTTCGCCGCGTACGCACTCATACGGTCCGGCAATCAACGCGGTGATGTAGCTGGACATCTTCAACGTCGGCTCAAAGTGCCAGACGGACCTCTTGACGCCGTCAACTTCGCCAGCAGCTACCGGGACAGGGGTGGGGGAGTTGGAGATAACGTCCCAGTGCGACGGTGCCGTGATGTGGAACGTGAATTCCGCCTTCTGGTCCGGCTGCTCAAACACGGCAAACATGCGGCGGGAATCCGGCACCTCAAACTGGCTATAGAGGTACACCTCCCCGTCCACGGGGTCCACAAAGCGGTGCAGGCCTTCGCCGGTGTTCATGAACAGCGCATCGGCTTTGACGGTCAGTTCATTCTCGGCGGCGAGCTTAGGCAGCTGGATGCGGACGCCGTCGGACACCTCTGCGGGGTCCAGCTCAACCCCGTTCAGGGTCACTTGGTGCACGGTTTTGGTCACCGCATCAATGAACGACGACGAACCCTCCTTCGCGCTGAACCGCACCGTTGTGGTGGAGGCGAAGGTAGATTCGGAGGTGGTCAGGTCAAGGGTTACGTCATAGCTTGAGACGCTCAAGGTGGCTGTGCGCTCAATAGCTTCGGCGCGAGTGAGATTCATACCAGGCAAGGTGATGCCGTCCGTTCAGGTTCTCGTGGAAATTTCCGGGATAACCATCCCGTTCACTGCTGTGTGCAGTGGGCGGTGATGGATTTACGATGATTCTTCCACGTTACGCCCCCACTGTGCCGCAGCTGGCGAAGTTGTCCTGCCGGTGCGCTGTGGGGCAGGGTTGATGACAAACGGACCGCGAGTCGGGGCCGAGGAATCTAGCTTGACGATGGAGTTTACGTGGGGAAGCAAGTGCGCAGCATTGACGCCGAAAAAGCCTACAATCGGCGGTGGTTGCTGGGGCTGATAGTGGGGTTGTTGCTCTTGAGCGTCCTCGGATCTCTCTGGATGTTCACCGTGGCGTCCAGACTCCCGCCGGAACTTGCCATCCACTGGAACTCCAAGAATGAGGTGGATGGCTGGACGTCGTTGTGGGGTATCGCGGTCACCACGGTACTGACCGCCGTGGGTGTTGGTGGCGTCATTGCTGTGCTTGCAGTGGTTTCTCGCGGCCAGAACCTCCTCATTGCCCGCATTGGTGCTGGCGTAGGCGTTGGCTTCGGCGTTGGTCTAGCCACACTGATGGTGGCCGTTGTGGCTGGCCAAATTGATCTCATGGACACCACGCAGGCCGAGGTTTCCGGGCCGGTCATGGCTGCTGGTTTGGCGCTGGCCCTGATCCTTGGAGTCCTCGTGATGTGGCTCTACACTCCCGGTGAGTTGGACCGGACACCGGACGCCGAGGTGCTGGCAGTTAATGCATCGGCAACGGAGGAAGGATCCGCTCTCGCCCTTGACGGAGCGGAACGGGCCGCGCAGGGTGAAACCATGAGGATTAGCGTCTCCATGGGCAAGTGGGCCTGGGTATTGAGCGTGGGCCTTGGCGCGACCGTTGCTGTGAGTACTTACTTTATTTTTCCGGTGTTGGCGCTTCTGGGCGTGGTGATCGGCGCCATTACGTGGGTGTTCTGTCAGGGCACGGCCGTCATCGGCCCGGACGGCGTTAAGGTTCTGGCGTCAGGATTCTTCAAGCTCATGCCGCTGGAATGGAAGGAAGTCCGTGGCGCGTCCGTGGATGACATCAAGGCCATGGACTACGGCGGCTGGGGCTACCGAATGAACGGCGGCAGCGTTGCCTTCATCATGAGCAGCGGCCCGGCCCTGGTCATGGAGTGCGGTTTCCACCAAAAATTCGTCATCTCCATGCCTGATGCCCAGAGCGCCGGCGAGGCCGCTGCCTTGGTGAATGGTTATGCCCAGAGCCGGAAAGTGAAAAACTAGTCGTATGGCACGCGATAGCAGAGACAAATCCTCCAGCGAGCGGCACCTTGACGTTCAGGCGCTGCGCTTTTCCCTAGTGTTCCCGGGATTACTGGCCGTGGGGCTCATCTTGGGCGGGCTCATGTTGGCCGCCAAACTCCCGGCAGGTGTGGTGCTGCCCTTAGGTGGAAACCCCGTGCCGGTGTCTGTCTTTCTGGGAGTCGGCGTGGCAAGCATAATTCTTGTGGGCGTAGGTCTGGGCAGCCAAGGGGCACGCACCACCTTGCCGCGCATGCTGCGCCGGATCGTGTTGGGGTTGGCCGTGGCGCTGCAATTATCGGTCTTCACCCTTTTTGTTGCAGCACTGCTGGGACAGGGAGCCCGCGGCCAATTGACTCCGGAGCGGGTGGATAACTACGTGCTGCTGATGGGCTGCGGCCTGGCTCTGGCCATGGGTGTGGTTCTAGCGTTGACGTTCAAACCTGATGAACAGTGGACGTCCGCCGACGACGGCGCCTTCGCCGCGCTGCTCAGCGCAGAAGCGGACCCGCAGGCCGCTAAAGACCAGCTCCACTATTTCCTGCATCCGCGCAGCTCCGTCGTCATCATGATTCTGCTGGCCGCCATCATGCCGGGAGCGTTTCTGGCACTGATCTCGCCGTGGATCCTGCTCGCCCTGGTGGTGGCGGCTCTGCTGGCCATCGCCATGCTGTGCGCCACCGTGCAGGTTGATCGGGAGCGGCTGATCGTGAAGATCCTGGGTTTCATTCCCGTACTGGTGGCACCGTGTGAAGGTCTTGATGCGGCGGTGTCCTTAGACATTGTGGCGGGTGACTACGGTGGCTGGGGCCTGCGCAAGCACAGCGGATCCGCCACCTATTTGACTCGCTCAGGTGCCGCCGTCGTACTTCGAGCGAACGACGGCGGGAAGGTTGTGGTGGGTGCGCCCAACCTCGACGTGGCTGATGAGCTCTCGGAGATCCTCAACCGTCGGGCCGGGAAAACGCCGCAGCAGCGTTAATGATTCGGGGCAGGGCGGCGCCTCGGCAGGAGCATGGTGCGCTGGTAGGTAGGCTAGACGCAGCACAATCACCTCGAACCTAAGGAATTCTCATGCGCGTTCACATCGCAACCGACCACGCCGGCATGGAGCTCAGCGCCCACCTCATCACAGCACTGTCCGCCAAGGGCTACGAGATGATTGACCACGGCCCGCAGGCCTACGACGCCGAGGATGACTACCCCTCCTTCTGCATCAACGCAGCACTCGCCGTTGTGGCAGACCAGGCCGCCGGGGTGGACGCGCTGGGGATCGTATTGGGCGGCTCAGGCAACGGCGAGCAAATCGCGGCCAACAAGGTCAAGGGCGTGCGCGCAGCACTGGCCTGGAACCTGTCCACCGCACAGCTGGCCCGCGAGCACAACGACGCCAATGTGGTGGCCGTCGGTGGTCGCCAGCACAGCGTTGAAGAGGCCACGGAAATCATCGAAGCGTTCCTGGCTGAGCCCTTCAGCGACGCCGAACGCCACGTGCGCCGCATCGGCAAGATCGCCACGTATGAGACCACCGGCGACGTCGTCGAGTAACTAACAACGAGTAAACAGTGGTGTCCGTTGTGAGTAGATACACGGTTTTGGCCCCAGGACGCTCGGTGTCAGGGGCGGCTTCCGGGCGTGAATACAATGCCTGAGGGGCATTCGGTCCACCGCCTGGCGCGGCAGTTCAGCGACGTCTTTGCCGGTGCCGCGCTGGCAGTCTCCAGTCCGCAGGGAAAGTTTGCTGCTGGAGCGTTGCTCCTTGATGGCCAGGTGTTGGAACGGGCCGAGGCGCACGGCAAACAAATGTTCCTGTACTTCACTCACGACCTGGTGATGCGGGTGCACCTTGGCCTGTACGGAGCGTGGGACTTTGGTGGGGACTCAACATTCACCGGAGCCTCCAGCATTGGCGCACCGCGGCGCATTGGTGAACGGGAAATTGTTGGGGATCGTGGGTGGGCCCACGCGTCCGAGGGCCCCGCGGCGAACTTGCGAGCCGGGGGAGGACGTGGGTGGGCCCACGCGTCCGAGGGCCCCGCGGCGAACTTGCGAGCCGGGGGAGGACGTGGGGACTACCACGGGCCGCCAGTACCCAAGGGCGCCGTGCGCGTGCGTCTTGTCTCGGATCACGGTTGGGCTGATCTTCGCGGACCCACGGCCTGCGAGGTTATTACCCCAGCCGAATCGGAGGCGGTTCGGCGCAGGCTGGGACCCGATCCACTGAACAATGTGCCAGGTGACGCGCAGGAGTTTGCGCGCCGGATCCGTAAGAGTTCCACGTCCATTGCCTTGCAGTTGATGAAGCAGGAAGTGCTGGCTGGGGTGGGCAACGTTTACCGGGCCGAGGTGCTGTTCCGGCTAGGGCTTGATCCCCTGATGCCAGGCAAGAGCTTGCAGGCCGATGAGGCGCAGGCGCTGTGGGGCGACATTGGGCGCATTATGGCCGATGGTGTCCGCGATGGCCGCATCATCACCACTGAGCTCTGTGATCGTCCCACTGGTGTGGGGTTGGAGGTGGGTCACGGGCTGCGTGAACGCACTGTGTCCGGCTTCGCTGCGTCTAGCGTTGTAGCCGCCAACTCAGCCATGGCCTCAGCCACTAACAAGGACGTGCCGGTGGATGATGCTCACTACGTGTACAAACGCGAAGGAAGGCCCTGCAGGCATTGCGGCACCGAGATTGCCATGAAAGAGCTCGGCGGCAGAAAGCTGTACTGGTGTCCGGGCTGCCAAGGACGCTAGCCGTCCACCCATGAAGCATGCCGCCGTTGCTGCCGCAGGGGACCGGCTATTACCGCCAGTAGAGCAGCGGCAATACTTGGAATCTGCGGCATTTTTGGGCTTAGGGGAGCTCGATTTGCAGGACCGGCAAAGTGGTTGATAGTGTTACGGAGTTGTTCCGGCGAAAGCCCACAATGATCCCCATAACTGGGGGCGTAGCTTAATGGTAAAGCCTCAGTTTTCCAAACTGATGACGCGGGTTCGATTCCCGTCGCCCCCTCCAAATTGCAAGTTCCCCGGTCACTTGGCCGGGGAACTTTTGCGTTCCGCGGTACTTTGACGTTTTCGCCATAGTTCTAACGTGCGCGAAAACGTCAAAGTACCGCGGATTCCTCGGGTGACGTGGGCCGATTGTGCATCTGGGAACTTTTGCCCGTAGACTGTTGCGGGCACTACGGGGCGTAGCGTAGTGGCTAGCGCGCCTGCTTTGGGAGCAGGAGACCGCAGGTTCGAGTCCTGTCGCCCCGACTTCAGCATTATCCGGATCACGTTTGGTCAGTGACTGCCCATGTGCTGGGCCTAATAATCCATCAACAGACCATCAGGAGTACCACGCTGTGAAGAGCGCTGTCGAAACCCTCACACCCACTCGTGTAAAGCTCGATGTTGAGGTTTCCTTTGAGGAATTGAAGCCCAGCATCACCGAGGCTTACAAGACCATTGGTACGCAGGTCCAGGTACCCGGCTTCCGTAAGGGCAAGGTCCCCAACACGCTGATCGATCAGCGCGTTGGCCGTGGCTACGTTCTGGAAACGGCTATCAACTCCGGCCTCAACGGCTGGTACCAGGAAGCAGTTGTCGAGAACAAGCTGGTTCCGTTGAGCCGTCCCGAGGTTGAAATCACCGAAGTTCCGGACCCGACCGGCACCGACGGTGTCGTCAAGTTCCACGTCGAGCTGGACATCCGCCCCGAAATCGAACTGCCGAACTACGAAGGCATCGAGGTTGAGGTTGCTGCTGTTGAGGCTTCCGATGAAGACACCGACAAGGCACTGGATGAGCTGCGCGGTCGCTTCGGCACACTGAAGGCTGAAGATCGTCCGGCCGTTGATGGTGACTTCCTCACCATCAACATCGCTGCCAAGATCGACGACGTCGAGGTTGACTCAGCATCTGACCTTTCCTACCAGATCGGTGCCGGCAACATGCTTGACGGCCTGGATGAAGCCGCAACCGGCCTCTCTGCTGGCGAAGAAGCCATCTTCACCACCAAGCTTGCCGGTGGCGAGCACGCTGGTGAAGAAGCACAGGTTAACCTCAAGGTAACCTCCGTGAAGGTTCGCGAACTGCCCGAGGCAAACGACGACTTCGCTCAGCTGGCTTCCGAGTTCGACACCATTGCCGAACTGAAGGAAGACTTGGCCAAGCAGGCTGCCGAGTCCAAGACCGTTGAGCAGGGCGTTGAAGCTCGCGACAAGGTTCTTGAGAAGCTCGTTGCCCTCGTTGAGGTTCCGGTTCCGGATTCCGTCATCGCCGATCAGCTCGAGCAGCACTTCAAGCCGGAGAACTCACACGGCCCCGAAGAGCACGACACCGAAGAGCACCGCGCCGAGGTCAAGGAAAACACCGAGAAGGCGTTCCGCAACGAGATCATCCTCGATGCCATCGCTGAGAAGGAAGAAGTCAGCGTCAGCCAGGCTGAACTGATCGACTACATCGTTTCCTCCGCCAGCCAGTACGGCATGGAACCGAACCAGTTCGCTCAGATGCTGGACTCCTCCGGTCAGGTCAACATGATCGTTGGCGAAGTTCGCCGCCGCAAGGCTCTTGCCGCTGTTCTGGCCAAGGCCACCGTGACCGATTCTGAGGGTGCCGCCGTGGACCTGACAGACTTCGTGTCCGTTGCTGCTGAGGAAGAAGAAGTTGCTTCCGAGGACGAGGTCATCGAGGCCACAGCAGTTTCTGATCCGGGCGAAGCTCGCATCTAAGGTCCTTCCCGCCTCAGGGAAACACGTTCGAAAAAGCCGCTGCCGGTTCCTTACTAAGGAGCCGGCAGCGGTTTTTTGTTTCCGGGGTTCAGCGTTGCCACAGGGCCGTTTTATTCCCGTTCGCGGGGCGGCTGCGGTGATCGTGCGCCGACAGCGAACAGTGCGCCAAAGGTGGATAATCCCGGCCGAAAAAGGGCTACTGTCCAAGTAGTGAACATTAGTGATGGCTACGTTGGACTTGCTCAACTAGCCGCACGAAGGAGAGGTAAACCCACCATGGCACAGCACAACACCCCCACGATGGCTAGCGCGGACCCGTCC
The Arthrobacter alpinus genome window above contains:
- the tig gene encoding trigger factor codes for the protein MKSAVETLTPTRVKLDVEVSFEELKPSITEAYKTIGTQVQVPGFRKGKVPNTLIDQRVGRGYVLETAINSGLNGWYQEAVVENKLVPLSRPEVEITEVPDPTGTDGVVKFHVELDIRPEIELPNYEGIEVEVAAVEASDEDTDKALDELRGRFGTLKAEDRPAVDGDFLTINIAAKIDDVEVDSASDLSYQIGAGNMLDGLDEAATGLSAGEEAIFTTKLAGGEHAGEEAQVNLKVTSVKVRELPEANDDFAQLASEFDTIAELKEDLAKQAAESKTVEQGVEARDKVLEKLVALVEVPVPDSVIADQLEQHFKPENSHGPEEHDTEEHRAEVKENTEKAFRNEIILDAIAEKEEVSVSQAELIDYIVSSASQYGMEPNQFAQMLDSSGQVNMIVGEVRRRKALAAVLAKATVTDSEGAAVDLTDFVSVAAEEEEVASEDEVIEATAVSDPGEARI